One window of Helicoverpa zea isolate HzStark_Cry1AcR chromosome 12, ilHelZeax1.1, whole genome shotgun sequence genomic DNA carries:
- the LOC124635267 gene encoding uncharacterized protein LOC124635267 isoform X1 — translation MEARFVTCRSFQQIKPPEKSLAPSPPTVKGLLSRFGSQAQALFAPKKPRFGSSVAIHKLRETKWFKHDEQNILCAVLETGFILEVRAEDPLPPDSVLSPDYHMYAVAMWKKGKEKTKNPEQIDVYTVQQKGVRKRVVKTTLGAFWKKDSVIRINNVDDKQETPNSEKDIRAKLDMATKSRFERNWHNTLHFVHWCRYGETPQEARMRQISESFKWGNVGMNMGVMLVSQNYAREKAKSV, via the exons ATGGAAGCGAGGTTCGTGACCTGCCGGAGTTTCCAGCAGATCAAGCCGCCTGAGAAGAGCCTCGCGCCGTCCCCACCGACGGTGAAGGGGCTCCTGTCTCGTTTCGGGAGTCAGGCACAGGCTTTGTTCGCGCCCAAGAAACCCCGTTTCGGATCGTCAGTGGCCATACACAAGCTCCGCGAAACCAAGTGGTTCAAACATGATGAACAGAACATATTGTGCGCCGTCCTCGAGACAGGCTTCATCCTGGAAGTGCGCGCCGAGGACCCCCTGCCCCCGGACTCTGTACTCTCGCCAGACTATCACATGTATGCAGTCGCCATGTGGAAGAAGGGTAAAG aaaaaacaaagaacCCGGAACAGATAGACGTGTACACCGTTCAACAGAAAGGTGTGAGAAAACGTGTCGTGAAGACAACACTAGGTGCCTTTTGGAAGAAGGACTCCGTGATACGCATCAACAATGTGGACGATAAACAGGAGACGCCGAACAGCGAGAAGGATATCAGAGCCAAG CTGGATATGGCAACTAAATCAAGGTTCGAGAGGAATTGGCACAATACCCTGCACTTCGTCCACTGGTGCAGATACGGGGAGACTCCGCAAGAGGCTCGCATGAGACAG ATAAGCGAGTCCTTCAAATGGGGTAATGTCGGCATGAATATGGGTGTAATGCTTGTCAGTCAGAACTACGCCAGAGAGAAGGCCAAGTCCGTCTGA
- the LOC124635267 gene encoding uncharacterized protein LOC124635267 isoform X2, protein MEARFVTCRSFQQIKPPEKSLAPSPPTVKGLLSRFGSQAQALFAPKKPRFGSSVAIHKLRETKWFKHDEQNILCAVLETGFILEVRAEDPLPPDSVLSPDYHMYAVAMWKKGKEKTKNPEQIDVYTVQQKGVRKRVVKTTLGAFWKKDSVIRINNVDDKQETPNSEKDIRAKIAKTSRGLSFIGNSGHTRTVEQLLRSFY, encoded by the exons ATGGAAGCGAGGTTCGTGACCTGCCGGAGTTTCCAGCAGATCAAGCCGCCTGAGAAGAGCCTCGCGCCGTCCCCACCGACGGTGAAGGGGCTCCTGTCTCGTTTCGGGAGTCAGGCACAGGCTTTGTTCGCGCCCAAGAAACCCCGTTTCGGATCGTCAGTGGCCATACACAAGCTCCGCGAAACCAAGTGGTTCAAACATGATGAACAGAACATATTGTGCGCCGTCCTCGAGACAGGCTTCATCCTGGAAGTGCGCGCCGAGGACCCCCTGCCCCCGGACTCTGTACTCTCGCCAGACTATCACATGTATGCAGTCGCCATGTGGAAGAAGGGTAAAG aaaaaacaaagaacCCGGAACAGATAGACGTGTACACCGTTCAACAGAAAGGTGTGAGAAAACGTGTCGTGAAGACAACACTAGGTGCCTTTTGGAAGAAGGACTCCGTGATACGCATCAACAATGTGGACGATAAACAGGAGACGCCGAACAGCGAGAAGGATATCAGAGCCAAG ATAGCGAAAACCTCAAGGGGTCTTTCGTTTATTGGAAACAGTGGGCACACCCGAACAGTGGAACAGCTACTAAGGAGCTTCTACTGA